One segment of Clostridium ljungdahlii DSM 13528 DNA contains the following:
- a CDS encoding EamA family transporter, giving the protein MIVLILISVFLGAIGQVLVKYGAVNLNLNFTIKYLIPSILSILKNLPVMLGIISYGLSFLLWIKVLSKVELSYAYPMVSLGYIITMVFSYFMFKENISFIRILGVAFIMLGVILVSRS; this is encoded by the coding sequence ATGATTGTATTGATATTAATATCGGTTTTTTTGGGAGCCATTGGACAGGTACTTGTAAAGTATGGAGCAGTAAATCTTAATTTAAACTTTACTATAAAATATTTAATTCCAAGTATTTTAAGCATATTAAAAAATTTACCTGTTATGTTAGGAATTATATCCTATGGATTAAGTTTTTTACTATGGATAAAAGTTTTGAGTAAGGTAGAATTAAGTTATGCTTATCCTATGGTTAGTTTAGGATATATAATAACTATGGTGTTTTCTTATTTTATGTTTAAGGAAAACATATCTTTTATAAGAATATTAGGAGTAGCTTTTATAATGCTTGGGGTAATACTTGTTTCAAGAAGTTAG
- a CDS encoding pyridoxal phosphate-dependent aminotransferase codes for MILSKKAEKIQPSITLAITAEAKRMKSEGIDVIGFGAGEPDFNTPENIQEAAIESMKKGCTKYTPASGISELKEAIVKKFKKDNGLSYNTNQIIISTGAKQCLSNTFLATLNPGDEVIIPTPYWVSYPELVKLADGVPVFADTKEEDGFKYTLETLEKAYTKNTKMILLNSPNNPTGTIYSKEELEVIANFAKEKDLLILSDEIYEKLIYGTNAHISIASLSEDAYNRTIVINGVSKTYAMTGWRIGYAAANKDIIKVMSNVQSHTTGNPNSIAQYAAVAALNGKDTQIKSMVSEFKDRRDCMVSKIDKMKNVSCLNPEGAFYVMLNISNLFGKTIDGVVINNSLEFSQKLLEKEKVAVIPGLGFGLDGYIRLSYATSMENIQNGMDRIDKFISQLK; via the coding sequence ATGATATTGTCAAAAAAAGCTGAAAAAATTCAACCGTCTATAACTTTAGCTATAACAGCTGAAGCCAAGAGAATGAAATCAGAGGGAATTGATGTAATAGGTTTTGGAGCAGGAGAACCTGATTTTAATACACCAGAAAATATTCAGGAAGCTGCAATAGAGTCTATGAAAAAGGGGTGCACAAAATATACTCCAGCGTCTGGTATTTCAGAGCTGAAAGAGGCTATTGTTAAGAAATTTAAAAAAGATAATGGACTAAGCTATAATACAAATCAGATTATAATATCTACAGGGGCAAAACAGTGCCTTTCAAATACGTTTTTAGCTACATTGAACCCTGGAGATGAAGTTATAATACCTACACCATATTGGGTAAGCTATCCTGAACTAGTTAAACTTGCAGATGGTGTACCTGTATTTGCAGATACAAAAGAAGAAGACGGATTTAAATATACTTTAGAAACTTTAGAAAAAGCATATACTAAAAATACCAAAATGATTTTATTAAATAGTCCTAATAATCCAACAGGAACTATTTATTCAAAAGAAGAACTTGAAGTAATAGCTAATTTTGCAAAGGAAAAGGATTTGCTCATTTTATCTGATGAAATATATGAAAAATTAATATATGGCACTAATGCACACATAAGTATAGCAAGTTTATCAGAAGATGCTTACAATAGAACAATAGTTATAAATGGAGTTTCAAAAACCTATGCCATGACAGGATGGAGAATAGGCTATGCTGCAGCAAATAAAGATATAATTAAGGTAATGTCTAATGTACAGAGTCATACTACTGGAAACCCTAATTCTATAGCACAATATGCAGCTGTGGCTGCTTTAAATGGAAAAGATACTCAGATTAAAAGTATGGTAAGTGAGTTTAAAGATAGAAGAGATTGTATGGTAAGTAAGATAGATAAAATGAAAAATGTTTCTTGCTTGAATCCAGAAGGTGCTTTTTATGTAATGTTAAATATATCAAATCTTTTTGGTAAAACTATAGATGGAGTAGTAATAAATAATTCTTTAGAATTTTCACAGAAATTATTGGAGAAAGAAAAAGTAGCAGTAATTCCAGGTCTGGGTTTTGGATTAGATGGATACATAAGATTATCTTATGCTACATCTATGGAAAATATACAAAATGGAATGGATAGGATAGATAAGTTTATATCTCAATTAAAATAG
- a CDS encoding HPr family phosphocarrier protein: MISKEVIVKSSTGLHARPATLLVKKASSFKSDLSIEFDGKKANIKSLIGVLSLGVTKDSKVKITASGNDESLAVEEIIKLINSLEE, encoded by the coding sequence ATGATTTCTAAAGAAGTTATAGTTAAAAGCTCTACAGGATTACATGCAAGACCTGCAACTCTATTAGTAAAAAAAGCTTCTTCATTTAAGTCAGATTTATCTATAGAATTTGATGGAAAAAAAGCTAACATAAAGAGTTTAATTGGAGTTCTTTCATTAGGAGTAACAAAGGATTCTAAAGTTAAAATTACTGCATCAGGTAATGATGAATCACTAGCAGTAGAAGAGATTATTAAATTAATAAACTCACTAGAAGAGTAA
- a CDS encoding DUF378 domain-containing protein — protein MYKLSIIDKVSLILVVIGAINWGLIGLLDFNIVEILFGDPANLIGRILYILIGTAGIDMIILFFKAKKSYK, from the coding sequence ATGTATAAACTTAGTATCATAGATAAAGTTTCTTTAATTTTAGTAGTTATCGGGGCTATAAATTGGGGACTAATAGGTTTATTAGATTTTAACATAGTGGAGATTTTATTTGGTGACCCTGCTAATTTGATTGGAAGAATACTATATATACTTATAGGAACTGCAGGAATAGATATGATTATACTATTTTTTAAAGCCAAAAAAAGCTATAAATAA
- the purB gene encoding adenylosuccinate lyase gives MRDTYTTPLNTRYASKEMSYIFSDEKKFKTWRKLWVALAECEKELGLNITSEQIDELKANMENINYEDAKKREKEVRHDVMSHVYAYGLQCPKAKGIIHLGATSCYVGDNTDLIIMREALHIIKRKVINVISYLTKFALKYKDMPTLGFTHLQPAQLTTVGKRATLWLQDLYLDIENVEFVIQNMRFRGVKGTTGTQASFMELFNGDEEKVKRLDTMVTKKMGFEKEFMVTGQTYTRKLDSIILNTLSEIAQSAYKFSNDLRILQNMKEMEEPFEKNQIGSSAMAYKRNPMRCERIGSLARYIVVTALNPAITASTQWFERTLDDSANKRISIPEAFLALDGVLNLYMNVSENMVVYPKVIESHVSSELPFMATENIIMEAVKKGGDRQELHERIRVHSMEAAKMVKVEGKKNDLLERIIGDPFFKMSEEEILSLVDSKKFIGRAPGQVVDFIQQQIKPLLDKSKDILGEEAEIDV, from the coding sequence ATGAGAGACACATACACAACTCCTTTAAACACAAGATATGCATCTAAAGAGATGAGCTATATATTTTCTGATGAAAAGAAATTTAAAACTTGGAGAAAACTTTGGGTAGCTCTTGCAGAGTGTGAAAAGGAGCTTGGACTTAATATAACTTCTGAGCAAATAGATGAACTGAAGGCTAATATGGAAAATATAAATTACGAAGACGCAAAAAAAAGAGAAAAGGAAGTAAGACATGACGTAATGAGCCATGTATATGCTTATGGACTACAATGCCCTAAAGCTAAGGGAATAATACATTTAGGTGCAACTAGCTGTTATGTGGGGGATAATACCGACCTTATAATTATGAGAGAAGCCCTTCATATAATAAAGAGAAAAGTTATAAATGTAATAAGCTATCTTACTAAGTTTGCTTTAAAATATAAAGATATGCCAACTTTGGGATTTACTCATCTTCAACCTGCACAGCTTACTACAGTAGGAAAAAGGGCAACTTTATGGCTTCAAGACCTTTATTTAGACATTGAAAATGTAGAATTTGTCATACAAAATATGAGATTTAGAGGTGTAAAGGGAACTACTGGAACTCAAGCTAGCTTTATGGAACTTTTCAATGGAGATGAAGAAAAAGTAAAAAGATTAGATACAATGGTAACTAAGAAAATGGGATTTGAAAAGGAGTTTATGGTTACAGGACAGACTTATACTAGAAAACTTGATTCCATAATATTAAATACCTTATCAGAAATTGCTCAAAGTGCATATAAGTTTAGCAATGATTTAAGAATATTGCAGAATATGAAAGAGATGGAGGAACCTTTTGAAAAAAATCAAATAGGATCTTCTGCTATGGCATATAAGCGAAATCCTATGAGATGTGAGAGAATAGGCTCTCTTGCAAGATACATAGTAGTAACAGCTTTAAATCCTGCTATAACAGCTTCAACTCAATGGTTTGAAAGAACCCTTGATGATTCAGCAAATAAGAGAATATCTATACCAGAAGCCTTTCTAGCTCTTGATGGAGTGCTAAATTTATATATGAATGTATCGGAAAATATGGTAGTGTATCCTAAGGTAATTGAATCTCATGTGTCTTCTGAACTTCCTTTTATGGCTACAGAAAACATAATAATGGAAGCTGTTAAAAAAGGTGGAGACAGACAGGAACTTCATGAGAGAATTAGGGTTCATTCTATGGAAGCAGCTAAAATGGTAAAAGTTGAGGGAAAGAAGAACGACTTATTGGAAAGAATAATAGGAGATCCTTTCTTTAAGATGAGTGAAGAAGAGATACTTTCACTAGTGGATTCTAAGAAGTTTATAGGTAGGGCACCTGGTCAGGTAGTTGACTTTATTCAGCAGCAAATAAAACCTCTTCTTGATAAAAGTAAGGATATTTTAGGAGAAGAAGCTGAAATAGATGTTTAG
- the gltX gene encoding glutamate--tRNA ligase, whose translation MAKVRTRFAPSPTGYMHVGNLRTALYTYLIAKHAGGDFILRIEDTDQERFVEGALNVIYDTLKATGLKHDEGPDIGGPVGPYVQSQRTDIYLKYAKELIEKGEAYYCFCTKERLDSLRNNSDTYKYDKHCLHLSKEEIEKNLSSGIPYVIRQNNPEVGVTSFNDEIYGNISVDNSELDDMILIKSDGYPTYNFANVIDDHLMGITHVVRGSEYLSSAPKYNRLYEAFGWEIPIYVHCPPIMKDEHNKLSKRNGDASFEDLIEKGYLKEAVLNYIALLGWNPRSEQEIFNLEELVKEFDYRNINKSPAIFDNVKLKWMNGEYIKKLSLEEFNSLALPYYKKVISKDLDFLKISSLLQTRVEVLSEIPDFLDFFEELPEYTEDIYVHKRMKSNLESSLTVLEKILPKFKELSPWTFENIEKCCMDLISEMGVKNGVVLWPVRIGLSGKKSTPGGAFEIADIIGKEESIKRTEIGIEKLKNAQ comes from the coding sequence ATGGCTAAAGTTAGAACGAGGTTTGCGCCAAGTCCAACAGGATATATGCACGTTGGAAACTTAAGAACTGCGCTGTATACATATTTAATTGCAAAACATGCAGGTGGGGATTTCATACTCCGAATTGAAGATACAGATCAGGAAAGATTTGTAGAAGGAGCCCTAAATGTAATTTACGATACTCTAAAAGCTACAGGTCTTAAACATGATGAAGGACCTGATATAGGAGGCCCTGTTGGTCCTTACGTACAGAGTCAGAGAACTGATATTTACCTAAAATACGCAAAAGAACTTATAGAAAAAGGAGAAGCATACTATTGTTTCTGCACAAAAGAAAGACTAGATTCACTGAGAAATAATTCAGATACTTATAAATATGATAAACACTGCTTACACCTCTCAAAGGAAGAAATAGAAAAAAATTTATCATCAGGAATTCCTTATGTTATAAGACAAAACAATCCTGAAGTAGGTGTCACTTCATTTAATGATGAAATTTATGGTAACATATCTGTTGACAATTCTGAATTAGATGACATGATACTTATAAAATCAGATGGATATCCTACTTATAACTTTGCAAACGTAATAGATGATCATCTTATGGGAATAACTCATGTAGTAAGAGGAAGCGAGTATCTATCTTCTGCTCCTAAATACAATAGATTATATGAAGCTTTCGGATGGGAAATTCCAATATACGTTCACTGTCCCCCAATAATGAAAGATGAACATAATAAACTGAGCAAAAGAAACGGTGATGCGTCTTTTGAGGACTTGATAGAAAAGGGTTATTTGAAAGAAGCTGTACTTAATTATATAGCACTTTTAGGATGGAACCCAAGAAGTGAACAGGAAATCTTTAATTTAGAGGAGCTTGTAAAAGAATTTGACTATAGAAATATCAATAAATCACCTGCTATATTTGATAATGTAAAACTGAAGTGGATGAACGGGGAATATATAAAGAAGCTGTCTTTAGAAGAATTCAACTCTCTTGCCCTTCCTTATTATAAAAAAGTAATTTCAAAGGACTTAGATTTTTTAAAGATAAGTAGTTTACTTCAAACAAGAGTTGAAGTATTAAGCGAGATACCTGACTTCCTAGATTTCTTTGAGGAACTCCCAGAATACACTGAAGACATATATGTGCACAAAAGAATGAAATCAAATTTGGAAAGCTCACTTACAGTACTTGAAAAAATTCTTCCAAAGTTTAAAGAACTATCACCTTGGACTTTTGAAAATATAGAAAAATGCTGTATGGACTTAATATCAGAAATGGGCGTTAAAAATGGAGTAGTACTGTGGCCTGTACGAATTGGCCTTTCTGGCAAAAAATCCACCCCTGGTGGAGCTTTTGAAATAGCTGATATTATAGGCAAAGAAGAATCTATAAAGAGAACAGAAATTGGTATTGAGAAACTTAAAAATGCTCAATAA
- the gap gene encoding type I glyceraldehyde-3-phosphate dehydrogenase: MSIKVGINGFGRIGRLVLRIAQERLKDNIEIVAINARADNETLAHLLKYDSCYGRFNGNVKAAEDSIIVNGSKIKVFRENDPEDLPWGKLDVDIVIESTGKFKDRESLYKHIKAGAKKVIITAPAKDEDITIVMGVNQEKFDVESHNIISNASCTTNCLAPFAKVLDKNFGIIRGLMTTVHSYTNDQQLLDKTHKDLRRARAAGESIIPTTTGAAKAVAKVLPNLEGKLSGFALRIPTPTVSITDLVCELSKSVTVEEVNEAFKRASEGSMKGILGYSEEPLVSIDYKGDDRSSIVDGLSTMVLKDNMIKVVSWYDNEWAYSCRTVDLANYIAGEMEKASEKPIDMVAEGV, translated from the coding sequence ATGTCCATAAAAGTTGGAATTAATGGTTTTGGAAGAATAGGAAGGTTGGTTTTGAGAATTGCTCAAGAAAGACTGAAGGACAATATTGAGATTGTAGCAATTAACGCAAGAGCAGATAACGAAACTCTGGCACATCTTCTAAAATACGACTCCTGCTACGGAAGATTTAATGGAAATGTAAAGGCAGCAGAAGATTCAATTATTGTAAATGGTTCTAAAATAAAAGTGTTTAGAGAAAATGATCCTGAAGATTTACCTTGGGGTAAATTGGATGTAGATATAGTTATAGAATCCACGGGAAAGTTTAAAGATAGAGAAAGCTTATACAAGCATATAAAAGCTGGAGCAAAAAAAGTTATAATTACAGCTCCTGCAAAGGACGAAGATATAACTATAGTTATGGGAGTAAATCAAGAAAAATTTGATGTTGAGTCTCATAATATTATCTCAAATGCATCCTGTACAACTAATTGTTTGGCACCTTTTGCTAAAGTATTAGATAAGAATTTTGGAATTATAAGAGGCCTTATGACTACAGTTCACTCTTATACAAATGACCAACAATTGCTTGATAAAACTCACAAGGATTTGAGAAGAGCTAGAGCTGCAGGAGAATCTATAATTCCGACTACTACTGGAGCAGCTAAGGCAGTGGCAAAAGTATTGCCTAATTTAGAGGGAAAATTAAGCGGTTTTGCACTTAGAATACCTACACCTACAGTTTCTATTACAGACTTGGTCTGTGAACTTTCAAAATCTGTTACGGTAGAAGAAGTAAATGAAGCTTTTAAAAGAGCTTCTGAGGGATCTATGAAAGGAATACTGGGATATTCTGAAGAACCACTGGTATCTATAGATTATAAGGGAGACGATAGGTCTTCTATAGTAGATGGTCTTTCAACTATGGTATTAAAGGATAATATGATTAAAGTAGTATCCTGGTATGATAATGAATGGGCTTATTCCTGTAGAACTGTAGATTTGGCTAATTATATTGCAGGTGAGATGGAGAAGGCTAGTGAAAAACCTATTGATATGGTTGCAGAAGGAGTTTAA
- a CDS encoding D-alanyl-D-alanine carboxypeptidase family protein — translation MKCKNTSLLLTFIFIFCLSFNVLADNSTALPEIYGKAAITVDMQTNEIIYEKNADIKMYPASTTKLLTAILLEKNKKPGDMLTYTADAKSQPPSSLNRDLHAIEVGDTMSAEDVMDGLLMYSANDLAYVVAENVSKDAPTFSDKMNEEVKNLNLKNTHFVTPNGLHNPNHYTTPYDMSVIARQAFKIPRIQKAMERPANTIKTTKGLAFPIKNTNKLLGKDGCIAGKTGYTDPAGRCLVAIYNRNGREMVGVVMGSVYDPADSYVFNDMEKIINWSYSKQPVVLNKKDSIIGRKEVSYNPISFIGIKKSLEVPIKIKDDVTYYDNDLNKKDLKEIISIKNTSVEALKGEVPLGTLTVSQREFSKDYNIYSDLPKQTLDKNVISFYAAIFILALIFIFILARIMKRRKRRHRYL, via the coding sequence TTGAAATGTAAAAATACTAGTTTATTACTTACATTTATTTTCATATTTTGTTTATCTTTTAATGTACTTGCTGATAATTCAACTGCTCTACCTGAAATATATGGTAAAGCAGCAATAACAGTGGACATGCAGACAAATGAAATAATATATGAAAAAAATGCAGATATTAAAATGTACCCTGCTAGCACTACAAAACTTTTAACAGCTATTCTTCTTGAAAAAAATAAAAAACCAGGGGATATGCTAACATACACAGCTGATGCTAAATCTCAGCCACCGTCCTCTTTAAATAGAGATCTACATGCAATAGAGGTAGGTGATACTATGTCTGCTGAAGATGTAATGGATGGGCTTTTAATGTATTCTGCCAATGACTTAGCATACGTCGTAGCAGAAAATGTATCTAAGGATGCACCTACATTTTCTGACAAAATGAATGAAGAAGTAAAAAACCTAAATTTAAAGAATACTCACTTTGTAACACCAAATGGTCTCCATAATCCAAATCACTATACTACACCCTACGATATGAGTGTTATAGCGAGACAAGCCTTTAAAATTCCACGTATACAAAAGGCTATGGAAAGACCTGCAAATACTATAAAAACTACAAAAGGACTTGCTTTTCCAATCAAAAACACAAATAAGCTTTTAGGCAAAGATGGCTGCATTGCAGGTAAAACTGGATATACTGATCCAGCTGGAAGATGCCTAGTTGCAATTTATAACAGGAATGGTAGGGAAATGGTAGGAGTCGTAATGGGCTCAGTTTACGATCCTGCAGACAGTTATGTATTTAATGATATGGAAAAAATAATAAATTGGAGTTATTCAAAACAACCTGTTGTTTTGAATAAAAAGGATTCTATAATAGGAAGAAAAGAAGTTAGCTACAATCCTATTTCTTTTATAGGTATTAAAAAAAGCTTAGAAGTACCTATTAAGATTAAAGATGATGTAACATATTATGATAATGATTTGAATAAAAAAGACTTGAAAGAAATTATAAGCATTAAAAATACTTCTGTGGAAGCTCTAAAAGGTGAAGTTCCCCTGGGAACACTTACTGTAAGCCAACGTGAGTTCTCCAAGGATTATAATATTTATTCGGATCTGCCAAAACAGACCTTAGATAAAAATGTTATTTCCTTTTACGCTGCAATTTTTATATTAGCATTGATATTTATTTTTATCCTGGCACGTATAATGAAAAGACGTAAAAGAAGACATCGCTATTTATAA
- a CDS encoding NUDIX hydrolase, whose protein sequence is MIDKINDIFKSRKANMIGHYNKNSVMIPLCSMDGELNLLFEVRSLNLKHQPGDVCFPGGKMEKGEIPKDTAIRETMEELNLNREDIEFIGDMDYIVTPYNFIMYPFVCKLNREDISPSKEEVDHVFTVPLNFFIDKEPVLHEIEIVPHPKEDFPYNLIIGGENYKFRRGKMPSYFYTYKDYIIWGFTALIIKKFTDIIKNEI, encoded by the coding sequence ATGATAGATAAAATAAATGATATATTTAAATCTAGAAAAGCAAATATGATTGGACATTATAATAAAAATTCAGTGATGATTCCCTTATGCAGTATGGACGGAGAATTAAATTTGTTATTCGAAGTAAGGTCTTTAAATTTAAAACATCAGCCTGGGGACGTATGTTTCCCTGGAGGAAAAATGGAAAAGGGGGAAATTCCAAAAGATACAGCTATTAGAGAAACTATGGAAGAACTAAATTTAAATAGGGAGGATATAGAATTTATAGGGGATATGGATTATATTGTCACTCCCTATAATTTTATAATGTATCCTTTTGTATGCAAGTTAAATAGGGAAGATATAAGTCCAAGTAAGGAGGAAGTAGATCATGTATTTACGGTACCTCTAAATTTTTTTATAGATAAAGAACCTGTATTACATGAAATTGAGATAGTTCCACATCCAAAAGAGGATTTTCCCTATAATCTGATAATAGGTGGAGAAAACTACAAATTTAGGAGGGGGAAAATGCCATCATATTTTTATACATATAAAGATTATATTATATGGGGGTTTACGGCACTAATAATAAAGAAATTTACGGATATAATTAAAAATGAAATATAA
- a CDS encoding nicotinate phosphoribosyltransferase: MESTKNFNVRNERNLTMLVDFYEFTMGNGYLKTNMGNRIAYFDMFFRKIPDEGGYCIMAGVQQVIEYLSNLSFTDEDIEYLRSKEQFSEDFLNYLKDFRFCCDVWAVPEGTPIFPNEPLITVRGPAIQAQFVETMILLTINHQTLIATKASRICRAAGTRPVMEFGSRRAQAPDAAIYGARAAVIGGCSSTACTISEQMFGMPAVGTMAHSWIQLFPSEYESFKAWAEVYPDNCVLLIDTYNVLRSGLPNAIKVFKEILIPNGHKPKGVRIDSGDITYLTKECRKILDRADLEDVNIVISNSLDEFIITDVLREGACIDSFGVGERLITARSEPVFGGVYKLSAIEDREGRIIPKIKISENEEKITNPGFKKVYRIYSKKENKAIADLITLEDEEINKDETIEIFDPVFTWKRKKIRDYYIKDLRVKIFDKGKLVYTCPDVLDIKDRAKEELSKLWPEVLRFENPHHYYVDLSEKLWDLKHELLSKYSSTYVE, from the coding sequence ATGGAAAGCACAAAGAACTTTAATGTGAGAAACGAAAGAAACCTCACAATGCTAGTAGATTTCTATGAATTTACTATGGGTAACGGGTATTTGAAAACCAATATGGGTAATAGAATAGCCTATTTTGATATGTTTTTCAGAAAGATTCCAGATGAAGGTGGTTATTGCATAATGGCAGGTGTTCAACAAGTTATAGAATACCTGTCAAATTTAAGTTTTACAGATGAAGACATAGAGTATCTCAGGAGTAAGGAACAATTTTCAGAAGACTTCTTAAATTACCTAAAAGATTTTAGATTTTGCTGTGATGTATGGGCCGTACCCGAAGGAACTCCTATATTTCCAAATGAACCGCTAATAACTGTAAGAGGTCCCGCTATTCAAGCTCAGTTTGTTGAAACCATGATACTTCTAACTATAAATCACCAAACTCTAATTGCAACAAAAGCAAGTAGAATTTGTAGAGCAGCAGGCACTAGACCTGTAATGGAATTTGGTTCTAGGCGTGCTCAAGCTCCTGATGCAGCTATATATGGTGCCAGAGCTGCAGTTATAGGCGGATGTAGTTCCACTGCTTGCACTATATCTGAGCAAATGTTTGGTATGCCTGCAGTTGGCACAATGGCCCACAGTTGGATACAACTTTTTCCATCAGAATATGAATCTTTTAAGGCCTGGGCTGAAGTATATCCTGATAATTGTGTGCTACTTATTGATACATACAATGTACTGAGATCCGGTCTCCCCAATGCTATAAAGGTTTTCAAAGAAATTTTAATTCCAAACGGTCATAAACCTAAAGGAGTAAGAATTGATAGTGGAGACATAACTTACTTAACAAAAGAATGCAGAAAAATACTTGATAGAGCCGATCTTGAAGATGTTAACATAGTTATTTCAAACTCATTAGATGAATTTATCATAACTGATGTACTTAGAGAAGGTGCCTGCATTGATTCTTTTGGTGTAGGAGAGAGACTCATAACTGCAAGATCAGAACCAGTATTTGGCGGAGTATATAAGCTATCTGCCATAGAAGATAGGGAAGGTAGAATTATACCTAAAATAAAAATAAGTGAAAATGAAGAGAAAATAACTAACCCTGGATTTAAAAAAGTATATAGAATTTATAGTAAAAAGGAAAATAAAGCAATTGCAGATTTAATAACTTTAGAAGATGAAGAAATAAATAAGGATGAGACTATAGAAATATTTGATCCAGTTTTTACGTGGAAAAGGAAAAAAATAAGAGATTATTATATAAAAGATTTAAGAGTAAAAATATTTGATAAGGGAAAACTTGTATACACCTGCCCTGATGTGCTAGACATAAAAGATAGAGCAAAAGAAGAATTGTCCAAATTATGGCCTGAAGTGCTGAGATTTGAAAATCCTCATCACTACTATGTAGATTTATCTGAAAAACTCTGGGATTTAAAACATGAACTTCTCAGTAAATATTCTTCAACTTATGTAGAATAA
- a CDS encoding thiamine phosphate synthase, translating to MNKKLYIVTNRRLVKNKNMIDILKASILGGADAIILREKDLTYRQLVPIAEEIKKITDSSNIPLIINNSIETALKVNAKGFHTSYQNYMNSNLKLKCTVGVSVHNTLEAINAQKKGADYLLTGHIFETDCKKGLKGRGISFLKEVLSNISIPVIAIGGITETNIDTVLETKVRGAAVMSLVMTSDDPFTTTYNLKKHFKR from the coding sequence ATGAACAAAAAATTATATATAGTAACAAACAGAAGGCTTGTAAAAAATAAGAATATGATTGATATACTAAAAGCTTCCATATTAGGTGGTGCAGATGCCATAATCTTACGTGAAAAAGATCTTACTTATAGGCAACTAGTTCCAATTGCTGAAGAAATAAAAAAAATTACAGATTCTAGTAATATACCCTTAATAATAAACAACAGTATAGAAACAGCCTTAAAAGTAAATGCCAAAGGATTTCACACAAGTTATCAAAATTATATGAATAGCAATTTAAAATTAAAATGCACTGTAGGTGTATCTGTACACAATACTTTGGAAGCTATAAACGCACAAAAAAAAGGCGCAGATTATCTCCTTACAGGACACATTTTTGAAACAGACTGTAAAAAAGGACTAAAAGGTAGGGGTATTTCATTTTTAAAAGAAGTCCTAAGTAACATTTCAATTCCAGTTATTGCAATAGGTGGAATAACTGAGACCAATATAGACACAGTACTAGAAACCAAAGTTCGTGGTGCAGCTGTAATGTCTCTTGTAATGACTTCAGATGACCCTTTTACTACAACTTATAATCTAAAAAAACATTTTAAAAGATGA
- a CDS encoding response regulator: MGKKNILIIDDSLSVRQFIRKILEKANYKVYEAGDGEEGIKVFKESGNIDLVITDIYMPKKSGIEVLIELKKEYEDLKIIILSDGGEKDFSDENGICEDLGATYFFKKNWVKDELIELVNRIFIK; encoded by the coding sequence ATGGGTAAAAAAAATATATTAATAATTGATGATTCCTTAAGTGTGAGACAATTTATAAGAAAGATTTTAGAGAAAGCAAATTATAAAGTATATGAAGCAGGGGATGGTGAAGAAGGAATCAAAGTATTTAAAGAAAGTGGTAATATTGATCTAGTAATTACGGATATATATATGCCTAAAAAAAGCGGAATAGAAGTTCTTATAGAATTAAAAAAAGAGTATGAAGATTTAAAAATAATTATTCTTTCCGATGGAGGGGAAAAAGACTTTTCAGATGAAAATGGAATATGTGAAGACCTTGGGGCCACTTATTTTTTTAAAAAGAATTGGGTAAAGGACGAACTTATAGAATTAGTAAATAGGATATTTATCAAGTGA